A stretch of DNA from Lotus japonicus ecotype B-129 chromosome 4, LjGifu_v1.2:
GAGAACTCAAACTTGCTTCATTCCAAATGTCAAGTACATGGACAGGTATTTATAGGTACAATTAAAAAGTCAATACTAACTTCTGGGAACTTGCTAATTAGAATCCACCATAAATATTCTTCTACACTATTATTGAATTAAAGTTATCTAGATTTTTACTTAGAATATTTAACAATAACTCCAgatttctttaattttaaactGTAAATCATAATCGTTAATACAAATCCAGGTGCAATGGTTGCCCTAACTCATTCAATTCTCTTCAAGAACTCATCTAAAGCAAAATTTGTAGTTTTTCATCCACAGATAATTTCTCACTCAACCATTTATTGTCATTCAGATGAAAATAACTTCGGAATTATGCAGAAATAAGTTCTAGTTCTAAATGAATCTGGCCGTAATGGAAAACAGGGATGACTAGATTCCATACCATCTGGTGACAAAGTGGAGAAAAGCTCAACATTAAGAGACTTTAACTAGATTGAGTTAAGGTATTTAAGATATTGCTGTTTTGACTAAAATATATCAAACGAAACATTTGATCTGATTATAATAGCTAAATACGTGAAACTCCTGGCATTGCTATGTGCTGAAAGCCATCAGTAACTTAGTTGCACTGTGCATTGTTAACAGAGAATGAAAGAAAGCCACTATACAAAATTTGTGTAGAATGTGGGTAATGGTCACCATGGTTCAGTAAGCAGGAAGAGATTCCAAGCTTCTCAGTACGTCATTTTCAATGCCCAGCCGAACTAAGGGACATATCTCCCCCGATCTCGTGGATAACTTTCTCCACCTTGACCAACATATCTAACAACATGAAAGTAGTAAATAAGTGTCTGGACACCCTCTGAcatataaaattaacaaaataatgGATGTAGCACAAACAAGAGATCTAAGAATACTTAAGCATAAAGAGCATGACTCAAGAATAATACTGATATGAGGTACATAAGCTACAGCGTACATGAAAAagaattcatcttcaagccaaaCAAGAATAAGAAACTTTCCATTCATATTCTGCTTAGGACTggtagaaaaaataaaaaatgaattaaccAAATAAAATGGTACATCATATTTAACCAATGTTAGAGAGATAAGCAGTAAAGAAAGAGGGATTGCTACCGTGGAAGGAAGAATCTTCCATGTACCTCTGCATCCAAGgaaaataaaatcatgaaacAACAAAAAGATCAGTTAGAGAGATGAACCTCACAGATGTTCACATCTTAGAGAAAACTAATATTATAATGAGCATTTTTTCAATGTAATTGTGGtgataaaaaattcaaatatatcCTCGCAAAAATTCAAAACATGTACCACAATTTGAGACTTGAGATCAATTTCCTCTGAAACAGTTGGTTGAGCTGCAAGATATGTTTTAATTCAAATGAAACAGGTTGTTGTAGAAATCAGAACAAAAATTACTCTGGTAAAACTTAAAATTTCACTAACCATGCTTGACCTCGGAACAATCCATCAGGAGTGTGGCAAAACTTGGTGGTAAGGCTGGGAGGGTACCGTCAAACTTTTGAGCAGGAGTTGTTTCCTTTTCTTGGGTTCCTGAAGGTTGCTCTCCATTATTTATACGTAGTGGCATTTGTGGAACGTAATTGTCAAGGGGAGTCATAAAGCTCAGTTCCTCACAAGATCTACAAGGACAGCAAGGCTCAGGACATATTTTCCAATCTCCATCACAAGTTCACAATTGATACTTCAATATAGGTAAtatgagaaaaagaaattatGAATTAACAGCGGACAAAGGTgggggaaaagaaaaagaactacatgaaaatagaaaacagagCAGTGAAACCTTATGAAATAAACTTATAATGACAATTTATAATGTATCAAGGCGTAAGAACTCAGAACCACTTGATCCTACGTCTCCAATATAACCTAACAAACCAATCATAAAAGTTAATTTTATACCTGTGGGCACGCTTGTTTGAGGACATGAATTCTGATTGCGatgaaatttcagaaccaaagtCAGTATTTAATGGTTCTGGGTCCTTCTCGTCTTTCAGGATCTCCTGGGAAGGAACACAACCATCAGGAATCAACAAGTAACAATACTGTTTTAGAAGAGCAGACCCTGGTATTATGATAAGCAATTATCACCTTCAAAGCATTGATAAATGACTGTGTTTCATATATTGATGGAAACCGCAGAGCGAACTTCTGAATCTGCTAAAAAGAAAATTTAGCCTTGTAAAGCTTCCATTCACTATCTATTCCATAATCTGAATGCAAAGAAAAAACTGAATTCGCAGTTCAATCAATAAATTAACATCCTGTGACACCTTGTAATCCAATTATCACGTTCAAGCAAAGTTACAATCATCAAAGGCAAGAACCAACACTGTATTTCCAGTTTGGTACTTATATTATAAGTCACAATGGAATAATATTCATGGAAGTCATCAACaactttttttcaaaattaacaaCTGACCACAGTGAGTTAGAGAGGCAATAAACTAGTCTATTGCTATGCCATCCAGTGAAAAGGTGCTATATGGGACGATTTCAATTAATAACTTGTCAACTTGCATGAAAATCTAGTAAATAGTGAACTGAAATGTTTTCTTACAAATTTACCAAATCAATCATATCAACCCTTGAATGATAGAAATTATGACTAAGTTTCCGAAATATGCAGTTCTCTCCACAATATAttaaaaatgtaaaagtaaAATTGATCATATTAATCAATCCTTCaatgataaaattaaaaatcatgacTAACGTTCCTAAACATGCATGCATTTCTTCAATCAAATTAGTTCTCAGGTCACAATTCTCGACAATTGCTTCAGCCAACTCAGTTACAACTCCACCATTGTCTAGAATAACAAATTTGACTAATAAAATACACATTATAGATCAATTTGATGACTAAATGCACAATTAAGGACGCTAATATAATCTCCATCATTCAGTTTGTATACCAAAATCACTCGACTATCTACTCCGTGAAAATAAATCACTGTGGAAACCAGTTATGAACGGCTAATCATACACGGGGAACAAATCTTACCTCGCCGGCGGAATCTCGGTAGCTCACTAGCACAGTTCTGATGCCCCGTGCAGGAAGCTCTGGGACGCACGATACCTGTGGCCATGAAAATAGCAGCTTCGAAACGTAGTGTTCTTCCTGCAACATGTCACACAAAACTCCTCAGATTTCAAAAAATTGAAACGCGTTGTTTCCGATTCAATCACCAAAATCGTCAGAACACgaataatcaatcaaattagCTTCTCGAAAACAGTTGCAACAATCAAGATGATAATCAATATCCTATCAATTCGAAAACAGTAGCAATGCAATTGCAACTTCTCCGATTTGATTTCATAGGTTAAAAATTGTGAAGCGAGGTAATGAATAGCGAAGAATGAGGACTGACGAGGTGTTTGGAGTTGAAGGAGACGGTGAGGATGGTGTCGGAGGCGGAGAGATCGGGGGAGAGGCGGAGGAAGGCGGCGGAGGAGGACGAGGAGGAGATCCAGTTGCCGCGAGGAGTGCGGTTGCGGAGGCGCGGAGGGAGAGGGAGGAGACCTGCGgcggcggaggaggaggaggaagtgattGGAAGAGAGGAATAAGGGATGAAGCGTGCGAAGGAAATCTCCCACTGATCCCTCATAGAAACCAGAGCTAGGGTTCCCGCCATTTTtgaattttccttttctttcacATTCAACCAGTGCTTcctttaatttatatatatgcGCTTCTACATCTACAAACCCAGTGTGTGTAGTGTGACTGTGAAATGTGAAATGTGAAatgtgaaatttattttttatcttactttatttgataatttttaaagattttcaaaattatatctTAAAGTCTATTTAGTTATGATGATGCAGTAGAAAAGAAAAGTATACATATTTTGTTTTAATTGAACATTAGCAGCACCAATTGGATGAGATGGGAGAAGCTGGCTAGACTAAAGGGGTGTGGTGGATTCACTGGATTGGGTTTTGGGATGTTTCATTCCTTTAATCTATAGCTATtctagaaagtagaaacaatGGTGGAGGCTTTCAACAAATGGTGCCTTTGGGGTTGCCTTTGTTGACAAAGATTTTTAAAGCATGCTAGGACAATAGCTCTTCTATCTCGAATGCTATTTTGGGTTTCAAACCAAGCTCAAACCAAGATACTTGGAGAAGCATTTTTAAGGCTAAATAAGTTTTTGAAAGTGGTAGTATTTAGAGAATTGGTGATAGGAATGTAAGGTTAATCAagtctctctttttatttttgggttagCTTTAATGATGATAAAAGGTAAAGTTATAAAAGTTTATGATCTTATGTCACTCAAAATCTTAATCAGATAACAGGTTCAAGAGATCATATGATAAGAAATAGTGTGAGAAAGTGCAATGACAAAAGATGTACAAGCTACATCGCACATTCAATATTATACAAAGCATCATATGAAGAAATCAAAAAATGCAAGATCAAGATTTATAAAGTCATATCATTTGAAAAAACGTTTACAAGTTCAAGCAAGTCCAAGTTAAGAAGACAACATAAGCAAATAAAGATACAAAGCTCCAATGTTTACTCAAAATACAAACGCTCTATCATCTCACAAGGCTACAAAGTCAAATTATTTACTTCAGAGGTCAAGAAGCAAAGAACTTCAGAGTCAAATCTTCTACAAGAAGTTAAAGGATCTAGTTGATGAATAAGAACAAGTAAGCTCATCAAATCGCTCATCAAGAAGTATTCATCGTCTAAAGCAATATAGTGCATTGAAGACGTGCTGGATAAACTCCACAATATTCAAGTACGAAAAGCTTGCAAAGAGTTTCTTAACACATCTTGTCAAAAGTCATGTCAACATAGTCTACTTCACAAAAGAAGAAGGATTGACTAAATACACTCTCTATGTTACTGTTCACATCACCTTCTTGGGAAGAATCCTTGTCAAAAGCTATCAGCGTCAAATCAAACCAAAGTATAGCAAGGAGACTATGGaaaatatatatgttgaagaagcttatgtTCACTCAAGCCAAGCTCAACATCTACTAAGTGGAAGTCTTGAATAAAAGAGCTATTGGAACAAAATAGAAAATGTCCATTGAAAACCTATCACACACCTCTAAGTAAAAGCAAGAGAGAAAATGCTAAAAAAAAGGTCATATATTGAGTAAATGGGAGCAAAGTAGTAGATGAATGGAATCAATTGAGTACACCCCATAACATCTACTCAACATACAAAACAAAAGCAACGATTATATATAGTTCGAAGGTGAGAGACAAGGTGAGAAACTATGATACACAAAAATGGCTAATTATTTATCCAAGGTTGTTCTCTCAGTCCTCCAAGAATATGACAAGTGTGAAGAACCTGAATGAAATCTCTTCCACACTAAAACTCATGATTCACAAAGAACTTCATATTTATCTCATCTCATCTTAGTGAAACCCTCAAGGTATATACCCAAGGTTCAAATCTAACCTATGAAGCTTAAAATAGAATTGAATTTCAAGCTTTCTACATCCCTCATAGAAGGAGAATCTAGTAGACGaaaatacttgtaaggagaagtcctacTAAAACTTGTTGGGAGAAGTTCTTAGAATACTGGTAGAGCCTGAAGAGGCTTGGTAAATAATACTTGTTGAACCTGAAGAGGCTTTGGTAAAGAATACTCGTTGAGCCTAAAGATGCTAGATAAATAAAACTTGTAAATAAGAAGTTCTGAGAATTCTTGATTTAGTGGAGTGAAAGCTTGGTAAAGCCAAGGACTGGATGTAGTTTGCGTttggtgaaccagtataaacgTCTGCTTGTTCTTCTCTTTCTTTACCTCATCATAGAAAATATGCCTTGTTGTTTATACATCACTTATTGTTCTTGTAAGTGTTGAGAAAATAtagaaaaacaaagagaaaccAAAGAAGGAGTATAATTTCACTGCTTGTGAAATTGAAGGAAAATGTGTGTTGAAGCATAGAGGATCAAAGTCGTTGCTCATTAACAATTCGTTTGGTAGAGGGTGATTTGGTTAGAGCGATGAGAAGAAGAGAGTTAGGGGGTGGAAGCATGTGCGTTTAGTGCATGAGAGATATAGGAAGGAGGGGGAGATGGAGGAGTGGGTGCATGACCCACGTGTTATTTTTATTCTCGTAAATCGCGAAGAAAGGTAAGTGAcaacaattttttgtttttatttttcttgttacCCTCTTTGTAGTAGTTCAACATTGTCCGAAAGTGGCTTCCAAACCAACACAAAGTAATAATGGTATATTAAAATGTCTTttcaacataaaaaaataatctttttctcttctccacctcattctttctcttatCTTACTCATCTATCTCTATCATAACAAACATCTACATAATCTACCTTATTTCTCATCTCTTTCTTTCATCTCTCATTCTCTCCTAAACCAGGTATATTGTGAAGTTGATCAAAGTAGCAcaagaagggggggggggggtttgaattgtgtcatccaaaacttggatttccaAACGATTAAAAGATTTATCATCTTCGTTGGTATCGCTTGGTGCAGCGAAATAATGAGAGTAGGGAAGAAGTCAATGAGCGTCGTCGTTTTATCCTGGCTCACCCCCTGAACGATAGAGCTACATCCAGTCCTTGGTtataccaagatttcactaagctCAAGTATGAAGGACTTCTCTTTACAAGTATTATTTGAACCTTGTCTCTTCAGGaaaaacaagtattctttgtctTTGCCTCTTAAGGCATATCAAGTATTATTATATatgttattttactttttttttaaagaattttaTGTTActtacttttattttatataacatATAGAATTTTCTATGATAAAAGTAAAATAGCATATActaaattatttataataaattttaatattataagtgctcatttttttaataattgttgatttaattatataaatatttttcacaAATTCTCGGATATCACATTAAGTGAGTATGTTTATCCAATAAATCATTATTCATACATACCGTTTAGTGGTCGAACCTCAACTAAATGTTTAAGGAGTCTAACTATCTACCAACCTTGTTTGACCTTGTTGGTGAAAgaattttatcttttatttaatgaataaaaatatATCTTAATTATTTCCTTTATATAAGTTCAGCAGTTAGAGGTGTTCATAAGATTGGATCGACCTGATGAATCAATCCAAATTAATTCAGTTGGTTCgaattgtaagaccaagatttggtcaggtggtacaactccatgttttgatgataacaagtttatttattatgtatgaacaattatggttctctaacgtttgtcttttaagttgtGGCAAACAgactctgactctgattttAAGGCTCAACTTTTATCAGAAGTTAAAGACTCAAGAGTAGCCAACGTTACGCTTCTGCattcactacgttcttctgaacggtagcaaaCACTTCTGATGGTCTGAAGAtttaagctctgatgtggactatAACGACTCAAGCGCTGAAACTCtaaagaccagatgttctgatgaacggtccagaagctgaggcttggaagctctgaagtccaagaacaAGCTGGCTCTCAAGATCTGAAGCACTTCAcactctgaagaccagaagttctgttgaacagtccagaagcagaagttctgaagatcagtgGATCCAAGATTCACTCTGACTCTGATCGCataagcttcacaagttccaatatgaaacgtcgcccaagatcaagagtcaactaggctaaggcaagtCATTGTCATTCATACAAAACCAGATGTACCTTTAtgaccgccttacctacgacgCTCAGCCATAGCAGGCTCTGGAAATTTCAGAACTGCCCTCAAACAGACAGATTCTTTCAACGGAAACATCATCTacaccttggagtatttaaaggctgaagaaagaagaaatcagctaagaaactattgtgcatACAAGTGAAAAACCTtcaagcgaataccttagcaatatttcttcattgttcttattgtgtttacttctgcttgtttagaagcatctctttgtaaaccaaacttattcacaaactctgtttgtagttccttgagagactggtgaggtcagtattcttgagaagactaaggcaaggttgtcttagtgttgctagttcttagtattgttagtcactgagcaaggtgtgctagtgcagttgtaacaatctttgaatagtgaattgccttcattctaagaaggaagaaatcaccttaacgggtggactggactagcttgagtgattcatcaagtgaaccaggataaaatctttgtgtgcttttctttatCCCTCACTCTTAGCACTTTACATTCTTTCACCCAAAAGATTCTCAATATCATTGAGAGAAAGCGGTTCAGTTttaaaaaccctattcaaacccccccctttctagtgtttttcataccttcaattggtatcagagcataagttctgattaccacacttaacagtgttcagagaTCCGGACCGGTGTGAAAGACTCAAATGGCGACCACCACCAACGATGCTCAAAAAGATCACTACAGTGCTAAACCACCTATCTTCGATGGAGAAAAGTTTgattactggaaagatagaatcgaaagtttctttcttggctttgatgtTGATCTATGGGATCATGTTGTTGATGGATACActcgtccagttgatgaagatggagtGAAGATCCCAAGAGATAagatgaatgagattcaaaagaAGATGTACAaagattgtaacaccccgatttccaggtgtcactttagtaaccaaaaatagactttacgctgaaaacaggtaattttttttcgtttgataccttttaaatcaagcaatagaaaataaagacaaaacccaaccactaaactaaccaacacacaaatatatacacatgtacagcctcagctgcactcccatgtcacgcgcactcgcagtgactccaaagtagtgtacccgtaggcaaatagttacagatccagaagtgtgagtgaaaaggttataattacaatccactgggagaaagtcggcctcaaaatggcctaagcaaagacccctatggtccgactgactcactgtgatccctcagtaagagaaccacacaaaatccatgcgtcgggaacctaccctgtcccaaaatatgaatgacgaatcagagctattacagtaacaactaactcaaaaggctctaaccacccataacccacactactatcatcgaccctccctcgaacagtcatgaagtccgggtcctcgtcgaaagcttcagtaatagtcgttccgctccgggtctttcccgcacaacgaatcatcacgaaccggctgacggacgcctggcagcaggccgaccgcccaagcacaaacatacaaacaaagccaaggcgctagggtcaacttacagaatacaatagatatacaatcaacatgcgataaaaggggtatatatatatatgttgtatatatacatataagttatgcactgcttaccctaaggtttatacatagcatgttatcaaatctcttacacaattcagtcataataagatgcattgtgtgccagtgcagaatatgctgacacaaatccgaataacgtaactctgcttggcgacgggacagaacaacaacgtcactctgcttggcgacggaacaaatcaacaacgtcactctgcttggcgacggaacaaatcaacgacgtcactctgcttggcgacgggacaaaccaacggtattgccacttataggctgggcacctcgagacggtcgtaacactggcctcgtgtttaaccatttctgctcgggcgtcgcttatcacctttggctatagtcaagacgatacaaactctacatggtttgaccatttctgcttgctatgccgaacatcaacaggcacgatgcaactctacatggatgatcgttacctcctgttgtgccagatatagtcaggaccgattcaactctgcatggctgatcgttacttcctgttataccgaagtactctgcttggcacttcatcgcgtatatgcacgtgtgcaatatgattatcaaaaccagagtcagtgtcggtcaatacaacacgacttggagttagtgtcggtcaatacaacacaactcccaccacaaaacccacaaacaaaacccagagtctgtgccggtcaatacaacacgactcgaacaacactaccaggagtactagagtactcggtgactttcaatcatcaccatagctcacctcagtggctttccccaattccaaactctccaaacccacaacataagtcaacttttccccgcctttcgtaaatattttccccttcagttctcctatgcttaaacgttaataaaaattgtttcaattcgaattagccaagttatgagtttatttctcaaagtctaagtttcccaagtctttatttttcgaaagctctatcattctaagtttccaaaaatcaaccacccaaaatacacttcccggggaaagtctaggaattccaacgaatcccaacaagtggctaagtctcaaaccccacatttggacttgcctaggtttgttcatccaacccgaaatgtcaaagatcaccggatcaatgaacctccactccgaagttgcgtcaaaacgctcaattcaacacatcatcaatatcataagttatgaaacaatcataacaagaaatcatcatcatatacaacatcagataaagcataggtcaagtttatcgacgcctatcatgcaatcatagctaaatatagcaagttgccctaacctcgagctgatctagcttcgaaatcacaagctccttcactcaagtgctctgaaccttccaaagttccttcaactgaacctcggagaaaacaaagcagaatccaaacaatatcgattagttcgatcgcaatacaatacataaacgatagacaaagcattaaagcttcagaataggacaatcaggtacgaaaagacaagttttcgaaaccgaaaaactcccccctaaaggaaatagtccacggcctcaaaggaaaaagggcttcggctctttttctttgatcaaatcaattcacaaggtagttttagggtaaaactaaggcaaagaaactgtcagaacaattttcggacaatcgggccgaaatacgactacgcaggggcattttggtccaaaataaaggctcaaaacttcaaagttatcagttctgaaaacaaatttgacagcaacgatcctcatgacttccgtgacaacaaatcctaaaggcacgaagtcagattaagtcttttcgacaataaagtttcgaaatgtgagcaaaaagggttttgaaacagtttttcagatcctggacaactggatcacaatcagcgtttactgacagaggttttaggctcatggaaacctagagaacataacccaagcaagaaatcgaagaaaacggacaattttagaaaaagctcaaaacttagagcacagaaacgactacagaaactcagcagaaacagtaatcagaggtaggaatcgtgttagttacctcgatacctagaagtagggacgaactgcacgaagatcggtcaagatttcgcgaaaaattcttctcctcccctccccttagaacTCGCGGCCAAGAATGGGTGAAAATGgcaagatttttgctttttcgcctatttataggcgggtgaaatcgcgggaaaatgaaaatttcgcgattccgatttttgcagcacgatcaccgtggaattctaagagagattctagcgtcagaattccagaactcaaaacaaatatctaggatttgggaaatacgatatcgaaaaactcaaaagcggtgtcggttaatctgccccgaaaaactactttttgctgtgatgctcagacgacaaaacttccaacagaagaaagattggaaatgtcgaaacaagtctgacaacgcggacggaatctttgttagaagtcccgaatagaaaaagtcttcatccattgctcgaaaatagggtttcgaagcaaagaaattagcgtcggcggacatccgaaaagtgaaacctatcgtgcgtacagtccagagttccgaaatgaaacgctggtcgatggaaaaataaagagaatctttaaattttccctgagttcgaaatctcactcaaaacgttgctttaagagcgaaatagcctattctggacacgctcgccctaaggcaagtgtgcagacgactcgcactaactccgaaaacaactacgcaacattcctcaagaaattcctgaactttcttcttcattaatctttctcaaatgtcaaactcctgtcacgcttacactgattctacgtgtgagtcggaaacttaacttgttctgaaaatccaggtcttacaaagaTCATCATAGAGCAAGAACCATCTTGCTGAATGCtatctcatatgaagaatatgagaagatcactGACCGTGATTCTGCAAAGGCCATCTTTGATTCTTTAAAGATGtcccatgaaggaaatgaagaagtcaaggagacaaaggcg
This window harbors:
- the LOC130711993 gene encoding protein POOR HOMOLOGOUS SYNAPSIS 1 isoform X1, which encodes MAGTLALVSMRDQWEISFARFIPYSSLPITSSSSSAAAGLLPLPPRLRNRTPRGNWISSSSSSAAFLRLSPDLSASDTILTVSFNSKHLEEHYVSKLLFSWPQVSCVPELPARGIRTVLVSYRDSAGEIQKFALRFPSIYETQSFINALKEILKDEKDPEPLNTDFGSEISSQSEFMSSNKRAHRSCEELSFMTPLDNYVPQMPLRINNGEQPSGTQEKETTPAQKFDGTLPALPPSFATLLMDCSEVKHAQPTVSEEIDLKSQIVRYMEDSSFHDMLVKVEKVIHEIGGDMSLSSAGH
- the LOC130711993 gene encoding protein POOR HOMOLOGOUS SYNAPSIS 1 isoform X2; the protein is MAGTLALVSMRDQWEISFARFIPYSSLPITSSSSSAAAGLLPLPPRLRNRTPRGNWISSSSSSAAFLRLSPDLSASDTILTVSFNSKHLEEHYVSKLLFSWPQVSCVPELPARGIRTVLVSYRDSAGEIQKFALRFPSIYETQSFINALKEILKDEKDPEPLNTDFGSEISSQSEFMSSNKRAHRSCEELSFMTPLDNYVPQMPLRINNGEQPSGTQEKETTPAQKFDGTLPALPPSFATLLMDCSEVKHAQPTVSEEIDLKSQIVRYMEDSSFHVLSRI